From the genome of Candidatus Nitrosocosmicus oleophilus, one region includes:
- a CDS encoding anti-sigma factor, translating into MSKISLSLFGIVIATIFSMTRFIQSGVAEPVTMDINKANEPGPGFGTDKLGTLTIDSNNNTLDVSANLIVTPKQDKVFEGWLVQADGSNYKLSLGVIEVSNLKFSENMVNPYTYIQFIITEEPNGDADPNAVGTYGELNYSLLLGNN; encoded by the coding sequence ATGTCTAAAATAAGTCTGTCGTTATTTGGAATTGTGATTGCAACTATATTTTCAATGACTCGGTTTATACAATCGGGCGTGGCCGAACCCGTGACTATGGATATCAATAAAGCTAATGAACCGGGTCCTGGATTTGGTACTGATAAATTAGGTACCCTTACCATTGATTCTAATAATAACACATTGGATGTTTCTGCAAACCTAATCGTTACTCCAAAACAAGATAAGGTATTTGAAGGTTGGTTAGTTCAGGCCGATGGTTCAAACTATAAATTGAGTTTGGGTGTAATAGAAGTAAGCAATTTGAAGTTTTCTGAGAATATGGTTAACCCATATACATATATACAATTTATTATAACTGAAGAACCAAACGGTGATGCCGATCCAAATGCAGTAGGAACGTATGGGGAGCTGAATTACAGCCTCCTTTTGGGTAATAATTGA
- a CDS encoding transcription initiation factor IIB, whose protein sequence is MYNKLIVKNIEKYSPVHQHAVIYDYEKGEKLCKSCGVIVQDKIYDAELDTDFHKYKSDTNTVLPHSIILNDKGMSTAIADYDTSTSKRFSNRKEHNKIEFLNKIVSCSNKKRNLKIVIDLLNRIKDKLSLTSFCIEEALSYYKKALEKGLIKGRSIKEMIVSCVYLVCKKTNIPRTLPEISQIVQADEIFAARCYRLLMRELKITHVQFKPTIFIRKIADEAEISERTARESIDLLLAIQNENVFSGKNSLSIAAAILYITCRKHKQKISQAKIASAANINIMTLRKRLSEVKNVVVNASFLN, encoded by the coding sequence ATGTATAATAAGTTAATAGTTAAAAATATAGAAAAATATTCACCAGTACACCAACATGCTGTTATTTATGACTACGAAAAAGGTGAAAAGCTTTGCAAGTCATGTGGTGTCATCGTACAAGATAAGATATATGATGCCGAGTTGGATACTGATTTTCATAAATATAAAAGCGATACTAACACCGTATTGCCTCATTCCATTATTCTTAATGATAAAGGAATGTCAACAGCAATTGCAGATTATGATACAAGTACATCTAAAAGATTTTCAAATAGGAAAGAACATAATAAGATAGAGTTTCTGAATAAAATAGTTAGCTGCTCAAACAAGAAGAGAAATTTGAAAATAGTTATAGATCTTTTGAATCGTATAAAAGATAAATTATCCTTGACATCGTTCTGTATAGAAGAAGCACTGTCCTATTACAAGAAGGCATTAGAAAAGGGACTAATTAAAGGAAGATCAATAAAGGAAATGATTGTTTCATGCGTATATCTAGTTTGCAAGAAAACCAACATTCCAAGAACATTGCCAGAAATCTCCCAAATAGTGCAAGCTGATGAAATCTTTGCCGCCAGGTGCTATCGTCTTTTAATGAGAGAGTTAAAAATTACCCATGTACAATTCAAACCAACTATTTTTATAAGAAAGATAGCAGACGAGGCAGAAATTAGCGAGAGGACAGCAAGAGAGTCAATAGATTTGCTTTTGGCCATACAAAATGAGAATGTTTTCTCTGGTAAGAACTCGCTCTCAATCGCAGCAGCCATCCTTTACATAACATGTAGAAAACATAAACAAAAAATATCACAGGCAAAAATCGCTTCGGCAGCTAATATTAACATAATGACTCTAAGAAAAAGACTTTCAGAAGTCAAAAATGTAGTAGTAAATGCATCATTTCTTAATTAA
- a CDS encoding NAD(P)-dependent malic enzyme, whose product MTLKEDAINLHRLLRGKIEISSRISSDNIFENSKEEGKGTLSSIYTPGVAYVSIEIQKNKELAYEYTSKWNNIAIVCDGTRVLGLGDIGPEGALPVMEGKAVLFKTLGNVNAFPLCISIKDKEEIIKFVKAIEPSFGAINIEDIESPKVLEIVERLQKEMSIPIFHDDRHGTAVITFAALINALRIVRKNSKNVKVVIAGAGSAGYGIFKILSRAGFEEVIVIDKEGAIYDGRDNRENNEKLSNLELNKRSDSKHDSSVILNSFKREIALNSNPNKIKGNLETVIKESDIFIGTSGIGNLMNSQMVASMKKDPIIFALSNPTPEILPDDAKNAGARIIATGRSDFPNQINNAVVFPSIFRALLDLRVKNLDEDILISISKSIADLVDIKHLNEEFIIPKINDPRILPVVTNSLKEYIMNQNPS is encoded by the coding sequence TTGACATTAAAGGAGGACGCAATAAATTTACATCGATTACTTAGAGGGAAAATAGAGATCTCAAGCAGGATATCTTCAGATAATATTTTTGAAAATTCAAAAGAAGAGGGCAAAGGAACATTAAGCTCGATCTATACTCCAGGAGTCGCCTATGTTTCAATTGAAATCCAAAAGAATAAAGAATTGGCATATGAATACACCTCAAAATGGAATAATATAGCAATAGTGTGTGATGGGACGAGAGTCCTAGGACTAGGCGATATCGGCCCAGAAGGAGCATTACCCGTAATGGAAGGAAAAGCAGTCTTATTTAAAACCCTTGGTAATGTAAATGCATTTCCCCTTTGCATATCTATCAAAGATAAGGAGGAAATTATCAAATTTGTCAAAGCTATTGAACCTTCATTTGGTGCCATAAATATAGAGGATATCGAATCTCCCAAGGTTTTAGAAATAGTAGAAAGACTTCAAAAGGAAATGTCAATTCCAATTTTTCATGATGATAGGCATGGTACAGCTGTCATCACGTTTGCTGCTTTAATAAATGCATTACGAATAGTACGAAAGAACTCAAAGAATGTTAAAGTGGTGATTGCTGGTGCAGGATCTGCAGGGTATGGCATCTTTAAGATTTTGTCTAGGGCAGGCTTCGAAGAGGTAATAGTAATAGATAAGGAAGGAGCCATTTACGACGGAAGAGATAACAGAGAAAATAATGAAAAATTAAGCAATCTCGAATTAAACAAACGAAGCGATTCAAAGCACGATAGTAGTGTTATCTTGAATTCCTTTAAGAGAGAAATAGCCTTAAACTCCAACCCAAACAAAATAAAAGGTAATCTAGAAACAGTAATCAAAGAATCAGATATCTTTATTGGAACATCAGGGATCGGAAATCTCATGAATTCACAAATGGTAGCATCGATGAAAAAAGATCCAATTATTTTTGCATTGAGCAATCCTACACCAGAAATTTTACCCGATGATGCAAAGAATGCAGGTGCTAGAATTATTGCCACAGGTAGATCGGATTTTCCAAATCAAATTAATAACGCGGTAGTTTTCCCATCAATATTTAGAGCACTACTAGATTTAAGAGTAAAAAATTTAGATGAAGATATATTGATTTCTATTTCAAAGTCTATAGCAGACCTAGTTGACATTAA